The following proteins come from a genomic window of Theileria equi strain WA chromosome 2 map unlocalized gcontig_1105316255037, whole genome shotgun sequence:
- a CDS encoding phosphatidylinositol-specific phospholipase C, putative (encoded by transcript BEWA_038560A), translating into MSAKINKNWMVELAAGNSRLGPEISEQLYQKIKELPISDCLNCVLRGDLLKKWKRTQPLVSRRRNEDQNEKESQNGEPKRATSLKPSGKLYSSQSKGKSHERFFWVSYVCDTWFLRWQSRRKRSSESVFPLCKLEVIARSDEVTYYDSKFTLDRKQTFLISGSVTLQLAASTEHEALMWIAGIFYIAKHAGNEYAKNWLTNYENIAPYFSSNDERIPDFKSSKLKSELEKTRNVVQVGRSKQNRNKGTDVAQEENFQWPSTIYGMVCMFQVMEVISKPEIVEPIRSAITKLLDYREMSSSKLIELLSTGKRHFNSKKVLMKECEKHLETLNVACMYFKNDLIVLDPWLTEEECMAMFFNVVRQHALKIILSAETSDEVLPQEYEKFLTNVQAASKTEVTWNVLEAHKSKLPFTRVMKENERVRVHCFRKVVKPRVPVRVLTLLGFHWALAQKFNSICMPMDAVEIRNMLKYPLGMFWIASSHNTYLIGDQLGGSATAGALADALLRGCRCIELDCQDGSNGEPILCHSWKNCQLTGSVTLRDALIACREAAFVSSRLPVILSFEMHCSDSGKDKVVGLIKDILGKHLLVLSEEDPVDLVTTLPLGSLLDKILIKGKFKSSEDRVIGLGETKWQSILTIRGYPIEEVSMDKCKSNNIYAISENKFLKMTKDAELLKQLSTKSLVRVYPAATRLASTNFCPLKVWSLGVQFAALNYQSCDRSMLLNLARFHQSFGYVLKPPELREMNENENLDFFHLAPIKLRVHVLSASQLPSIASFDQKNFANSVSNTLLSIKQGGKPVDIDNFWDPKTKAFGMRHNEDPNKGLTRSEKREIKAAKSVGLMVQGDDQEDNLDDILASSAKVTREYSDKLCPFVEVCVSGENEKVFKTEAVNFNGFNPVWSDLTPPFEFTVNDPNQAIVTFCVKHFDNLSTELIGQAAFPVNRIRPGLRWVNLMDSRLLEIECCGLLVHVDMEYIT; encoded by the coding sequence ATGTCGGCCAAAATTAATAAAAATTGGATGGTCGAACTCGCAGCTGGAAATTCTAGGTTAGGTCCAGAGATAAGTGAGCAGCTTTATCAGAAAATCAAGGAATTACCAATCTCCGACTGTTTAAACTGCGTTCTACGGGGAGATTTGCTAAAGAAATGGAAGCGGACGCAACCCTTGGTCTCCAGAAGGAGAAACGAAGACCAGAATGAAAAAGAATCGCAGAATGGAGAACCTAAAAGGGCAACGTCCCTAAAACCATCTGGAAAACTCTACAGTTCTCAGTCAAAGGGAAAATCGCACGAGCGTTTCTTTTGGGTCTCGTATGTATGCGATACTTGGTTCCTACGATGGCAGTCGAGGAGGAAGCGTAGCAGTGAGAGCGTATTCCCTCTCTGTAAGCTGGAAGTGATCGCGAGAAGTGACGAAGTCACGTATTACGATAGCAAATTTACGTTGGATAGGAAGCAAACGTTCCTCATTTCTGGCAGTGTTACATTGCAACTGGCTGCTTCCACGGAGCATGAAGCTTTAATGTGGATTGCTGGTATTTTTTACATTGCAAAACATGCCGGAAATGAATACGCCAAGAATTGGCTAACTAACTACGAAAATATCGCTCCATACTTTAGCTCAAATGATGAGAGAATTCCAGATTTTAAGTCGTCTAAGCTAAAGTCAGAACTGGAGAAGACCCGAAATGTAGTACAAGTTGGTCGGTCGAAACAGAATAGAAACAAGGGTACTGATGTAGCTCAAGAGGAAAATTTTCAATGGCCAAGCACAATATATGGGATGGTTTGTATGTTTCAAGTTATGGAAGTTATTAGTAAACCAGAGATCGTAGAACCAATACGCTCTGCCATAACAAAATTGCTTGATTATAGAGAAATGTCATCCTCAAAGTTGATAGAATTACTCTCTACTGGAAAGAGACATTTTAATTCTAAAAAGGTTTTAATGAAGGAGTGTGAAAAACATCTGGAGACTTTAAATGTAGCATGCatgtattttaaaaatgatttaATCGTATTGGATCCATGGCTGACTGAAGAGGAGTGTATGGCCATGTTTTTTAATGTAGTTCGGCAACATGCTCTAAAAATCATCTTGTCCGCGGAGACTAGTGATGAAGTTCTTCCACAGGAGTACGAAAAGTTTTTGACAAATGTCCAGGCTGCAAGCAAAACGGAGGTGACCTGGAACGTACTAGAGGCTCACAAAAGTAAGTTACCCTTTACACGGGTCATGAAAGAAAACGAAAGGGTACGTGTACATTGCTTCCGGAAAGTTGTTAAACCAAGAGTACCTGTAAGAGTACTAACACTTTTGGGATTTCATTGGGCATTGGCCCAGAAATTTAACAGTATATGCATGCCAATGGACGCTGTGGAAATCAGAAATATGCTAAAATATCCCCTGGGAATGTTCTGGATTGCAAGTAGCCACAACACATATTTGATTGGGGACCAACTTGGTGGTTCTGCAACTGCAGGTGCTCTAGCAGATGCCCTGTTACGTGGCTGCAGATGTATAGAACTGGATTGTCAAGATGGATCAAACGGTGAACCGATACTCTGCCACTCTTGGAAAAATTGCCAACTCACGGGCTCAGTAACTCTTAGAGATGCTCTTATAGCATGCAGAGAGGCGGCTTTTGTCTCATCAAGACTCCCAGTCATTCTCTCGTTTGAAATGCACTGTTCTGATTCTGGTAAGGATAAAGTGGTTGGATTGATTAAGGATATCCTGGGAAAACACCTCTTGGTTTTGTCGGAAGAGGATCCTGTAGATTTGGTAACAACGCTACCTTTAGGCTCTTTGCTCGATAAAATTCTCATAAAGGGTAAATTTAAGTCATCGGAGGATAGGGTCATTGGTCTAGGCGAAACCAAGTGGCAGTCTATTTTAACTATTCGTGGATATCCCATTGAGGAAGTTTCAATGGACAAGTGTAAGAGCAATAACATATATGCCATTAGTGAAAACAAGTTTCTAAAGATGACAAAAGATGCGGAATTATTAAAACAACTATCGACCAAAAGTCTAGTGAGGGTATATCCTGCAGCTACTAGGCTTGCTAGTACGAACTTTTGTCCTCTAAAGGTTTGGTCTTTGGGTGTGCAATTCGCTGCGCTAAATTACCAGTCTTGCGATCGTTCTATGTTATTGAACCTAGCACGGTTCCATCAAAGTTTTGGATACGTGTTAAAACCACCGGAACTCAGAGAAATGAACGaaaatgagaatcttgacTTCTTTCATTTAGCTCCTATAAAACTCCGCGTACATGTTTTGTCCGCTTCACAGCTCCCATCAATCGCAAGTTTTGATCAAAagaattttgcaaattcaGTCTCGAATACACTCTTATCCATAAAACAAGGTGGAAAACCCGTGGATATCGACAACTTTTGGGACCCAAAGACAAAGGCATTTGGAATGCGCCATAATGAGGATCCAAACAAGGGTCTAACTAGATCTGAAAAGAGAGAAATAAAAGCGGCAAAAAGCGTGGGATTAATGGTGCAAGGAGATGATCAAGAGGATAATTTAGATGATATCTTGGCATCTTCTGCAAAGGTTACAAGAGAATATTCGGACAAGTTGTGCCCATTTGTTGAGGTATGTGTCTctggagagaatgaaaaggtgTTCAAGACGGAAGCTGTAAACTTTAATGGTTTTAATCCTGTCTGGTCTGATTTGACTCCACCATTTGAATTTACAGTAAACGATCCTAATCAGGCCATTGTAACATTTTGTGTAAAGCATTTTGACAATCTCTCTACAGAACTCATTGGACAAGCTGCGTTCCCGGTTAATCGAATAAGGCCGGGACTCCGGTGGGTCAACTTGATGGATTCTAGACTTTTAGAAATTGAGTGCTGTGGACTACTTGTACATGTCGATATGGAGTATATTACGTAG